The following proteins are co-located in the Chaetodon trifascialis isolate fChaTrf1 chromosome 14, fChaTrf1.hap1, whole genome shotgun sequence genome:
- the mthfd1b gene encoding C-1-tetrahydrofolate synthase, cytoplasmic isoform X1, which translates to MDSSCVVMRDGGFTTNDNSGGYAFFGRTHRAHLLVRQRECRRHLRTRTFWTKKMSAQIISGKEVSAQVRERLKKDVEQMKLQDPNFKPGLVVLQVGDRDDSNLYISMKLKAAAEIGINATHMRLPKTATEEEVLHSITEVNENSSVHGLLVQLPLDSIHKMDTEKITNAVAPEKDVDGLTSINAGKLSRGDLGDCFIPCTPNGCMELIRQTGVSVAGKRAVVIGRSKIVGAPMHDLLLWNHATVTTCHSKTADLPGEVGKADILVVGIGKAEMVKGEWIKKGAVVIDCGINHIPDETKASGKRVVGDVQYDSAKEQAGFITPVPGGVGPMTVAMLMANTVLSAKRFLTSHQPGKWNISYTKLNLQKPVPSDIVISRSCVPKPIDRLAREVGLLSDEVELFGKTKAKVQLSIIKRLQAQPDGKYVVVTGITPTPLGEGKSTTTIGLVQALGAHMKVNVFACVRQPSQGPTFGIKGGAAGGGYSQVIPMEEFNLHLTGDIHAITAANNLVAAAIDARMFHESTQSDKALYNRLVPLSGGQRKFSPIQINRLKRLGIEKTDPSTLTEEEITRFVRLDIDPSSVTWQRVLDTNDRFLRKITIGQSPTEKGYTREAQFDITVASEIMAVLALTSSLEDMRQRLAKMVVATSRSGQPITTEDLGVSGALTVLMKDAIKPNLMQTLEGNPVFVHAGPFANIAHGNSSILADKIALKLVGPDGFVVTEAGFGADIGMEKFFNIKCRYSGLRPHVVVLVATVRALKMHGGGPTVTAGMPLPKEYIDENLELLEKGCSNMKKQIENAQHFGVPVVVAVNAFKTDTEAELDLVCSVAKAAGAFDAVRCSHWAEGGAGAVALGQAVQRASEAPSNFKFLYDLELPISDKIRIIAQKIYGADDIELLPEAQHKVELYTKQGFGNLPICMAKTHLSLSHEADKKGVPTGFILPIRDIRASAGSGFLFPLVGTMPTIPGLPTRPCFYDIDLDPETEQVNGLF; encoded by the exons ATGGATTCAAGCTGTGTAGTTATGAGAGACGGCGGCTTTACCACGAACGATAACAGCGGAGGGTATGCAT TTTTTGGCAGAACTCACCGCGCTCATCTTCTGGTCAGGCAACGAGAGTGCAGGCGGCACCTGAGAACACGGACTTTCTGGACTAAAAAGATGTCAGCTCAAATTATCAGTGGGAAAGAGGTTTCAGC GCAGGTGAGGGAGCGTCTGAAGAAGGATGTGGAGCAGATGAAGCTCCAGGACCCCAACTTCAAACCCGGCCTAGTGGTTTTACAG GTTGGAGACCGCGATGATTCAAACTTGTACATCAGCATGAAGctaaaggcagcagcagag ATTGGAATAAATGCTACACACATGAGACTTCCCAAGACtgcaacagaggaggag gttCTTCACAGTATCACAGAGGTGAATGAGAACTCGTCTGTCCATGGCCTCCTCGTACAGCTGCCCTTAGACTCGATCCACAAGATGGACACAGAGAAGATCACCAACGCCGTGGCCCCGGAGAAGGATGTTGACGG ACTGACCAGCATCAATGCAGGGAAGCTGTCTCGCGGGGACCTGGGCGACTGCTTCATCCCCTGCACACCCAACGGCTGCATGGAGTTGATCAGACAGACCG GTGTGTCTGTGGCAGGGAAGAGAGCGGTGGTGATTGGCCGCAGTAAGATTGTGGGTGCACCGATGCATGACCTGCTGCTGTGGAACCACGCCACCGTCACAACCTGCCACTCAAAAACCGCTGATCTCCCCGGAGAG GTGGGCAAAGCAGACATCCTGGTGGTCGGCATCGGGAAAGCAGAGATGGTGAAAGGAGAGTGGATCAAGAAGGGAGCGGTCGTCATCGACTGTGGCATCAACCACATTCCAG aTGAGACGAAAGCAAGTGGGAAGCGAGTGGTGGGCGATGTCCAGTACGACTCAGCCAAGGAGCAGGCCGGCTTCATTACCCCTGTGCCTGGTGGTGTGGGACCCATGACTGTGGCCATGCTGATGGCG AACACAGTGTTGAGTGCAAAGCGTTTCCTGACAAGCCATCAGCCAGGGAAGTGGAACATTTCTTACACCAAACTCAACCTCCAGAAGCCCGTGCCGAG TGACATTGTGATTTCTCGCTCCTGTGTGCCAAAGCCCATCGACCGTCTGGCAAGAGAGGTGGGCCTGCTCTCCGATGAGGTGGAGCTCTTTGGCAAGACTAAGGCCAAGGTCCAGCTGAGTATCATCAAACGCCTGCAGGCCCAGCCAGACGGCAAATACGTGGTGGTCACTGG cattACCCCCACCCCTCTGGGTGAAGGAAAGAGTACCACCACCATCGGCCTGGTCCAGGCCCTGGGAGCCCACATGAAGGTcaatgtgtttgcgtgtgtccGACAGCCCTCTCAGGGACCCACCTTTGGCATTAAAG gtggtgctgcaggaggaggataCTCTCAGGTCATTCCTATGGAAGAG ttcaaCCTCCATCTCACTGGTGACATTCACGCCATCACGGCGGCCAACAACTTGGTGGCTGCTGCCATCGATGCTCGCATGTTCCATGAGTCTACACAATCTGACAAG GCTCTTTATAACCGCTTGGTCCCACTCAGCGGAGGACAGAGGAAGTTCTCCCCCATCCAGATCAACAGACTGAAA aGACTGGGCATAGAGAAGACGGACCCCTCCACTCTGACTGAAGAAGAGATCACCCGCTTCGTCCGCCTGGACATAGACCCGAGCTCTGTCACCTGGCAGAGAG TGTTGGACACCAATGATCGATTCCTGAGGAAGATCACGATCGGCCAGTCGCCAACTGAGAAGGGATACACGAGAGAG gccCAGTTTGACATCACAGTGGCCAGTGAAATCATGGCGGTGCTCGCCCTCACCAGCAGCCTGGAGGACATGCGTCAGCGTCTGGCCAAGATGGTCGTGGCGACCAGCCGCAGCGGTCAACCCATCACCACCGAGGACCTG GGTGTGAGTGGTGCCCTGACCGTCCTCATGAAGGATGCCATCAAGCCAAACCTGATGCAGACCTTGGAG GGAAACCCTGTGTTTGTCCATGCTGGCCCTTTTGCCAACATCGCTCATGGCAACTCCTCCATCCTGGCTGATAAAATAGCTTTGAAGCTGGTTGGACCTGATGGCTTTGTag TGACGGAGGCAGGCTTTGGTGCTGACATCGGCATGGAGAAGTTCTTCAACATCAAGTGCCGCTACTCAGGCCTGAGACCCCAcgtggtggtgctggtggccACTGTCCGAGCGCTGAAGATGCACGGAGGAGGACCAACG GTCACTGCTGGGATGCCTCTGCCTAAGGAATACATCGACGAG AACcttgagctgctggagaagggCTGCAGCAACATGAAGAAGCAGATAGAGAATGCACAGCACTTCGGCGTGCCGGTGGTGGTGGCTGTCAACGCTTTCAA GACAGACACCGAGGCTGAGCTGGACTTGGTCTGCAGCGTGGCcaaagctgctggagcctttGATGCCGTACGCTGCTCCCACTGGGCTGAGGGTGGAGCGGGTGCAGTGGCCCTGGGTCAGGCTGTCCAGAGGGCCTCTGAGGCCCCCAGCAACTTCAAGTTCCTCTATGATTTGGAG CTCCCCATTTCTGACAAGATCCGAATAATCGCCCAGAAGATCTACGGAGCGGACGACATCGAGCTCCTTCCAGAGGCTCAACACAAAGTGGAGCTCTACACCAAACAG GGTTTCGGCAATCTGCCAATCTGCATGGCCAAGACTCACCTGTCACTCTCTCACGAGGCAGACAAGAAGGGTGTGCCCACAGGGTTCATCCTGCCAATCAGAGACATCCGAGCCAGTGCTGGCTCTGGCTTTCTGTTCCCATTGGTTGGCACG ATGCCTACGATCCCTGGTCTGCCCACCAGGCCTTGTTTCTACGACATTGACCTGGACCCTGAGACTGAACAGGTCAATGGTCTCTTCTGA
- the mthfd1b gene encoding C-1-tetrahydrofolate synthase, cytoplasmic isoform X3, with the protein MQVRERLKKDVEQMKLQDPNFKPGLVVLQVGDRDDSNLYISMKLKAAAEIGINATHMRLPKTATEEEVLHSITEVNENSSVHGLLVQLPLDSIHKMDTEKITNAVAPEKDVDGLTSINAGKLSRGDLGDCFIPCTPNGCMELIRQTGVSVAGKRAVVIGRSKIVGAPMHDLLLWNHATVTTCHSKTADLPGEVGKADILVVGIGKAEMVKGEWIKKGAVVIDCGINHIPDETKASGKRVVGDVQYDSAKEQAGFITPVPGGVGPMTVAMLMANTVLSAKRFLTSHQPGKWNISYTKLNLQKPVPSDIVISRSCVPKPIDRLAREVGLLSDEVELFGKTKAKVQLSIIKRLQAQPDGKYVVVTGITPTPLGEGKSTTTIGLVQALGAHMKVNVFACVRQPSQGPTFGIKGGAAGGGYSQVIPMEEFNLHLTGDIHAITAANNLVAAAIDARMFHESTQSDKALYNRLVPLSGGQRKFSPIQINRLKRLGIEKTDPSTLTEEEITRFVRLDIDPSSVTWQRVLDTNDRFLRKITIGQSPTEKGYTREAQFDITVASEIMAVLALTSSLEDMRQRLAKMVVATSRSGQPITTEDLGVSGALTVLMKDAIKPNLMQTLEGNPVFVHAGPFANIAHGNSSILADKIALKLVGPDGFVVTEAGFGADIGMEKFFNIKCRYSGLRPHVVVLVATVRALKMHGGGPTVTAGMPLPKEYIDENLELLEKGCSNMKKQIENAQHFGVPVVVAVNAFKTDTEAELDLVCSVAKAAGAFDAVRCSHWAEGGAGAVALGQAVQRASEAPSNFKFLYDLELPISDKIRIIAQKIYGADDIELLPEAQHKVELYTKQGFGNLPICMAKTHLSLSHEADKKGVPTGFILPIRDIRASAGSGFLFPLVGTMPTIPGLPTRPCFYDIDLDPETEQVNGLF; encoded by the exons AT GCAGGTGAGGGAGCGTCTGAAGAAGGATGTGGAGCAGATGAAGCTCCAGGACCCCAACTTCAAACCCGGCCTAGTGGTTTTACAG GTTGGAGACCGCGATGATTCAAACTTGTACATCAGCATGAAGctaaaggcagcagcagag ATTGGAATAAATGCTACACACATGAGACTTCCCAAGACtgcaacagaggaggag gttCTTCACAGTATCACAGAGGTGAATGAGAACTCGTCTGTCCATGGCCTCCTCGTACAGCTGCCCTTAGACTCGATCCACAAGATGGACACAGAGAAGATCACCAACGCCGTGGCCCCGGAGAAGGATGTTGACGG ACTGACCAGCATCAATGCAGGGAAGCTGTCTCGCGGGGACCTGGGCGACTGCTTCATCCCCTGCACACCCAACGGCTGCATGGAGTTGATCAGACAGACCG GTGTGTCTGTGGCAGGGAAGAGAGCGGTGGTGATTGGCCGCAGTAAGATTGTGGGTGCACCGATGCATGACCTGCTGCTGTGGAACCACGCCACCGTCACAACCTGCCACTCAAAAACCGCTGATCTCCCCGGAGAG GTGGGCAAAGCAGACATCCTGGTGGTCGGCATCGGGAAAGCAGAGATGGTGAAAGGAGAGTGGATCAAGAAGGGAGCGGTCGTCATCGACTGTGGCATCAACCACATTCCAG aTGAGACGAAAGCAAGTGGGAAGCGAGTGGTGGGCGATGTCCAGTACGACTCAGCCAAGGAGCAGGCCGGCTTCATTACCCCTGTGCCTGGTGGTGTGGGACCCATGACTGTGGCCATGCTGATGGCG AACACAGTGTTGAGTGCAAAGCGTTTCCTGACAAGCCATCAGCCAGGGAAGTGGAACATTTCTTACACCAAACTCAACCTCCAGAAGCCCGTGCCGAG TGACATTGTGATTTCTCGCTCCTGTGTGCCAAAGCCCATCGACCGTCTGGCAAGAGAGGTGGGCCTGCTCTCCGATGAGGTGGAGCTCTTTGGCAAGACTAAGGCCAAGGTCCAGCTGAGTATCATCAAACGCCTGCAGGCCCAGCCAGACGGCAAATACGTGGTGGTCACTGG cattACCCCCACCCCTCTGGGTGAAGGAAAGAGTACCACCACCATCGGCCTGGTCCAGGCCCTGGGAGCCCACATGAAGGTcaatgtgtttgcgtgtgtccGACAGCCCTCTCAGGGACCCACCTTTGGCATTAAAG gtggtgctgcaggaggaggataCTCTCAGGTCATTCCTATGGAAGAG ttcaaCCTCCATCTCACTGGTGACATTCACGCCATCACGGCGGCCAACAACTTGGTGGCTGCTGCCATCGATGCTCGCATGTTCCATGAGTCTACACAATCTGACAAG GCTCTTTATAACCGCTTGGTCCCACTCAGCGGAGGACAGAGGAAGTTCTCCCCCATCCAGATCAACAGACTGAAA aGACTGGGCATAGAGAAGACGGACCCCTCCACTCTGACTGAAGAAGAGATCACCCGCTTCGTCCGCCTGGACATAGACCCGAGCTCTGTCACCTGGCAGAGAG TGTTGGACACCAATGATCGATTCCTGAGGAAGATCACGATCGGCCAGTCGCCAACTGAGAAGGGATACACGAGAGAG gccCAGTTTGACATCACAGTGGCCAGTGAAATCATGGCGGTGCTCGCCCTCACCAGCAGCCTGGAGGACATGCGTCAGCGTCTGGCCAAGATGGTCGTGGCGACCAGCCGCAGCGGTCAACCCATCACCACCGAGGACCTG GGTGTGAGTGGTGCCCTGACCGTCCTCATGAAGGATGCCATCAAGCCAAACCTGATGCAGACCTTGGAG GGAAACCCTGTGTTTGTCCATGCTGGCCCTTTTGCCAACATCGCTCATGGCAACTCCTCCATCCTGGCTGATAAAATAGCTTTGAAGCTGGTTGGACCTGATGGCTTTGTag TGACGGAGGCAGGCTTTGGTGCTGACATCGGCATGGAGAAGTTCTTCAACATCAAGTGCCGCTACTCAGGCCTGAGACCCCAcgtggtggtgctggtggccACTGTCCGAGCGCTGAAGATGCACGGAGGAGGACCAACG GTCACTGCTGGGATGCCTCTGCCTAAGGAATACATCGACGAG AACcttgagctgctggagaagggCTGCAGCAACATGAAGAAGCAGATAGAGAATGCACAGCACTTCGGCGTGCCGGTGGTGGTGGCTGTCAACGCTTTCAA GACAGACACCGAGGCTGAGCTGGACTTGGTCTGCAGCGTGGCcaaagctgctggagcctttGATGCCGTACGCTGCTCCCACTGGGCTGAGGGTGGAGCGGGTGCAGTGGCCCTGGGTCAGGCTGTCCAGAGGGCCTCTGAGGCCCCCAGCAACTTCAAGTTCCTCTATGATTTGGAG CTCCCCATTTCTGACAAGATCCGAATAATCGCCCAGAAGATCTACGGAGCGGACGACATCGAGCTCCTTCCAGAGGCTCAACACAAAGTGGAGCTCTACACCAAACAG GGTTTCGGCAATCTGCCAATCTGCATGGCCAAGACTCACCTGTCACTCTCTCACGAGGCAGACAAGAAGGGTGTGCCCACAGGGTTCATCCTGCCAATCAGAGACATCCGAGCCAGTGCTGGCTCTGGCTTTCTGTTCCCATTGGTTGGCACG ATGCCTACGATCCCTGGTCTGCCCACCAGGCCTTGTTTCTACGACATTGACCTGGACCCTGAGACTGAACAGGTCAATGGTCTCTTCTGA
- the mthfd1b gene encoding C-1-tetrahydrofolate synthase, cytoplasmic isoform X2, translated as MSAQIISGKEVSAQVRERLKKDVEQMKLQDPNFKPGLVVLQVGDRDDSNLYISMKLKAAAEIGINATHMRLPKTATEEEVLHSITEVNENSSVHGLLVQLPLDSIHKMDTEKITNAVAPEKDVDGLTSINAGKLSRGDLGDCFIPCTPNGCMELIRQTGVSVAGKRAVVIGRSKIVGAPMHDLLLWNHATVTTCHSKTADLPGEVGKADILVVGIGKAEMVKGEWIKKGAVVIDCGINHIPDETKASGKRVVGDVQYDSAKEQAGFITPVPGGVGPMTVAMLMANTVLSAKRFLTSHQPGKWNISYTKLNLQKPVPSDIVISRSCVPKPIDRLAREVGLLSDEVELFGKTKAKVQLSIIKRLQAQPDGKYVVVTGITPTPLGEGKSTTTIGLVQALGAHMKVNVFACVRQPSQGPTFGIKGGAAGGGYSQVIPMEEFNLHLTGDIHAITAANNLVAAAIDARMFHESTQSDKALYNRLVPLSGGQRKFSPIQINRLKRLGIEKTDPSTLTEEEITRFVRLDIDPSSVTWQRVLDTNDRFLRKITIGQSPTEKGYTREAQFDITVASEIMAVLALTSSLEDMRQRLAKMVVATSRSGQPITTEDLGVSGALTVLMKDAIKPNLMQTLEGNPVFVHAGPFANIAHGNSSILADKIALKLVGPDGFVVTEAGFGADIGMEKFFNIKCRYSGLRPHVVVLVATVRALKMHGGGPTVTAGMPLPKEYIDENLELLEKGCSNMKKQIENAQHFGVPVVVAVNAFKTDTEAELDLVCSVAKAAGAFDAVRCSHWAEGGAGAVALGQAVQRASEAPSNFKFLYDLELPISDKIRIIAQKIYGADDIELLPEAQHKVELYTKQGFGNLPICMAKTHLSLSHEADKKGVPTGFILPIRDIRASAGSGFLFPLVGTMPTIPGLPTRPCFYDIDLDPETEQVNGLF; from the exons ATGTCAGCTCAAATTATCAGTGGGAAAGAGGTTTCAGC GCAGGTGAGGGAGCGTCTGAAGAAGGATGTGGAGCAGATGAAGCTCCAGGACCCCAACTTCAAACCCGGCCTAGTGGTTTTACAG GTTGGAGACCGCGATGATTCAAACTTGTACATCAGCATGAAGctaaaggcagcagcagag ATTGGAATAAATGCTACACACATGAGACTTCCCAAGACtgcaacagaggaggag gttCTTCACAGTATCACAGAGGTGAATGAGAACTCGTCTGTCCATGGCCTCCTCGTACAGCTGCCCTTAGACTCGATCCACAAGATGGACACAGAGAAGATCACCAACGCCGTGGCCCCGGAGAAGGATGTTGACGG ACTGACCAGCATCAATGCAGGGAAGCTGTCTCGCGGGGACCTGGGCGACTGCTTCATCCCCTGCACACCCAACGGCTGCATGGAGTTGATCAGACAGACCG GTGTGTCTGTGGCAGGGAAGAGAGCGGTGGTGATTGGCCGCAGTAAGATTGTGGGTGCACCGATGCATGACCTGCTGCTGTGGAACCACGCCACCGTCACAACCTGCCACTCAAAAACCGCTGATCTCCCCGGAGAG GTGGGCAAAGCAGACATCCTGGTGGTCGGCATCGGGAAAGCAGAGATGGTGAAAGGAGAGTGGATCAAGAAGGGAGCGGTCGTCATCGACTGTGGCATCAACCACATTCCAG aTGAGACGAAAGCAAGTGGGAAGCGAGTGGTGGGCGATGTCCAGTACGACTCAGCCAAGGAGCAGGCCGGCTTCATTACCCCTGTGCCTGGTGGTGTGGGACCCATGACTGTGGCCATGCTGATGGCG AACACAGTGTTGAGTGCAAAGCGTTTCCTGACAAGCCATCAGCCAGGGAAGTGGAACATTTCTTACACCAAACTCAACCTCCAGAAGCCCGTGCCGAG TGACATTGTGATTTCTCGCTCCTGTGTGCCAAAGCCCATCGACCGTCTGGCAAGAGAGGTGGGCCTGCTCTCCGATGAGGTGGAGCTCTTTGGCAAGACTAAGGCCAAGGTCCAGCTGAGTATCATCAAACGCCTGCAGGCCCAGCCAGACGGCAAATACGTGGTGGTCACTGG cattACCCCCACCCCTCTGGGTGAAGGAAAGAGTACCACCACCATCGGCCTGGTCCAGGCCCTGGGAGCCCACATGAAGGTcaatgtgtttgcgtgtgtccGACAGCCCTCTCAGGGACCCACCTTTGGCATTAAAG gtggtgctgcaggaggaggataCTCTCAGGTCATTCCTATGGAAGAG ttcaaCCTCCATCTCACTGGTGACATTCACGCCATCACGGCGGCCAACAACTTGGTGGCTGCTGCCATCGATGCTCGCATGTTCCATGAGTCTACACAATCTGACAAG GCTCTTTATAACCGCTTGGTCCCACTCAGCGGAGGACAGAGGAAGTTCTCCCCCATCCAGATCAACAGACTGAAA aGACTGGGCATAGAGAAGACGGACCCCTCCACTCTGACTGAAGAAGAGATCACCCGCTTCGTCCGCCTGGACATAGACCCGAGCTCTGTCACCTGGCAGAGAG TGTTGGACACCAATGATCGATTCCTGAGGAAGATCACGATCGGCCAGTCGCCAACTGAGAAGGGATACACGAGAGAG gccCAGTTTGACATCACAGTGGCCAGTGAAATCATGGCGGTGCTCGCCCTCACCAGCAGCCTGGAGGACATGCGTCAGCGTCTGGCCAAGATGGTCGTGGCGACCAGCCGCAGCGGTCAACCCATCACCACCGAGGACCTG GGTGTGAGTGGTGCCCTGACCGTCCTCATGAAGGATGCCATCAAGCCAAACCTGATGCAGACCTTGGAG GGAAACCCTGTGTTTGTCCATGCTGGCCCTTTTGCCAACATCGCTCATGGCAACTCCTCCATCCTGGCTGATAAAATAGCTTTGAAGCTGGTTGGACCTGATGGCTTTGTag TGACGGAGGCAGGCTTTGGTGCTGACATCGGCATGGAGAAGTTCTTCAACATCAAGTGCCGCTACTCAGGCCTGAGACCCCAcgtggtggtgctggtggccACTGTCCGAGCGCTGAAGATGCACGGAGGAGGACCAACG GTCACTGCTGGGATGCCTCTGCCTAAGGAATACATCGACGAG AACcttgagctgctggagaagggCTGCAGCAACATGAAGAAGCAGATAGAGAATGCACAGCACTTCGGCGTGCCGGTGGTGGTGGCTGTCAACGCTTTCAA GACAGACACCGAGGCTGAGCTGGACTTGGTCTGCAGCGTGGCcaaagctgctggagcctttGATGCCGTACGCTGCTCCCACTGGGCTGAGGGTGGAGCGGGTGCAGTGGCCCTGGGTCAGGCTGTCCAGAGGGCCTCTGAGGCCCCCAGCAACTTCAAGTTCCTCTATGATTTGGAG CTCCCCATTTCTGACAAGATCCGAATAATCGCCCAGAAGATCTACGGAGCGGACGACATCGAGCTCCTTCCAGAGGCTCAACACAAAGTGGAGCTCTACACCAAACAG GGTTTCGGCAATCTGCCAATCTGCATGGCCAAGACTCACCTGTCACTCTCTCACGAGGCAGACAAGAAGGGTGTGCCCACAGGGTTCATCCTGCCAATCAGAGACATCCGAGCCAGTGCTGGCTCTGGCTTTCTGTTCCCATTGGTTGGCACG ATGCCTACGATCCCTGGTCTGCCCACCAGGCCTTGTTTCTACGACATTGACCTGGACCCTGAGACTGAACAGGTCAATGGTCTCTTCTGA
- the mthfd1b gene encoding C-1-tetrahydrofolate synthase, cytoplasmic isoform X4: MTVCVCVRVCVCVCNTVLSAKRFLTSHQPGKWNISYTKLNLQKPVPSDIVISRSCVPKPIDRLAREVGLLSDEVELFGKTKAKVQLSIIKRLQAQPDGKYVVVTGITPTPLGEGKSTTTIGLVQALGAHMKVNVFACVRQPSQGPTFGIKGGAAGGGYSQVIPMEEFNLHLTGDIHAITAANNLVAAAIDARMFHESTQSDKALYNRLVPLSGGQRKFSPIQINRLKRLGIEKTDPSTLTEEEITRFVRLDIDPSSVTWQRVLDTNDRFLRKITIGQSPTEKGYTREAQFDITVASEIMAVLALTSSLEDMRQRLAKMVVATSRSGQPITTEDLGVSGALTVLMKDAIKPNLMQTLEGNPVFVHAGPFANIAHGNSSILADKIALKLVGPDGFVVTEAGFGADIGMEKFFNIKCRYSGLRPHVVVLVATVRALKMHGGGPTVTAGMPLPKEYIDENLELLEKGCSNMKKQIENAQHFGVPVVVAVNAFKTDTEAELDLVCSVAKAAGAFDAVRCSHWAEGGAGAVALGQAVQRASEAPSNFKFLYDLELPISDKIRIIAQKIYGADDIELLPEAQHKVELYTKQGFGNLPICMAKTHLSLSHEADKKGVPTGFILPIRDIRASAGSGFLFPLVGTMPTIPGLPTRPCFYDIDLDPETEQVNGLF; encoded by the exons atgactgtgtgtgtgtgtgtgcgtgtgtgtgtgtgtgtgtgt AACACAGTGTTGAGTGCAAAGCGTTTCCTGACAAGCCATCAGCCAGGGAAGTGGAACATTTCTTACACCAAACTCAACCTCCAGAAGCCCGTGCCGAG TGACATTGTGATTTCTCGCTCCTGTGTGCCAAAGCCCATCGACCGTCTGGCAAGAGAGGTGGGCCTGCTCTCCGATGAGGTGGAGCTCTTTGGCAAGACTAAGGCCAAGGTCCAGCTGAGTATCATCAAACGCCTGCAGGCCCAGCCAGACGGCAAATACGTGGTGGTCACTGG cattACCCCCACCCCTCTGGGTGAAGGAAAGAGTACCACCACCATCGGCCTGGTCCAGGCCCTGGGAGCCCACATGAAGGTcaatgtgtttgcgtgtgtccGACAGCCCTCTCAGGGACCCACCTTTGGCATTAAAG gtggtgctgcaggaggaggataCTCTCAGGTCATTCCTATGGAAGAG ttcaaCCTCCATCTCACTGGTGACATTCACGCCATCACGGCGGCCAACAACTTGGTGGCTGCTGCCATCGATGCTCGCATGTTCCATGAGTCTACACAATCTGACAAG GCTCTTTATAACCGCTTGGTCCCACTCAGCGGAGGACAGAGGAAGTTCTCCCCCATCCAGATCAACAGACTGAAA aGACTGGGCATAGAGAAGACGGACCCCTCCACTCTGACTGAAGAAGAGATCACCCGCTTCGTCCGCCTGGACATAGACCCGAGCTCTGTCACCTGGCAGAGAG TGTTGGACACCAATGATCGATTCCTGAGGAAGATCACGATCGGCCAGTCGCCAACTGAGAAGGGATACACGAGAGAG gccCAGTTTGACATCACAGTGGCCAGTGAAATCATGGCGGTGCTCGCCCTCACCAGCAGCCTGGAGGACATGCGTCAGCGTCTGGCCAAGATGGTCGTGGCGACCAGCCGCAGCGGTCAACCCATCACCACCGAGGACCTG GGTGTGAGTGGTGCCCTGACCGTCCTCATGAAGGATGCCATCAAGCCAAACCTGATGCAGACCTTGGAG GGAAACCCTGTGTTTGTCCATGCTGGCCCTTTTGCCAACATCGCTCATGGCAACTCCTCCATCCTGGCTGATAAAATAGCTTTGAAGCTGGTTGGACCTGATGGCTTTGTag TGACGGAGGCAGGCTTTGGTGCTGACATCGGCATGGAGAAGTTCTTCAACATCAAGTGCCGCTACTCAGGCCTGAGACCCCAcgtggtggtgctggtggccACTGTCCGAGCGCTGAAGATGCACGGAGGAGGACCAACG GTCACTGCTGGGATGCCTCTGCCTAAGGAATACATCGACGAG AACcttgagctgctggagaagggCTGCAGCAACATGAAGAAGCAGATAGAGAATGCACAGCACTTCGGCGTGCCGGTGGTGGTGGCTGTCAACGCTTTCAA GACAGACACCGAGGCTGAGCTGGACTTGGTCTGCAGCGTGGCcaaagctgctggagcctttGATGCCGTACGCTGCTCCCACTGGGCTGAGGGTGGAGCGGGTGCAGTGGCCCTGGGTCAGGCTGTCCAGAGGGCCTCTGAGGCCCCCAGCAACTTCAAGTTCCTCTATGATTTGGAG CTCCCCATTTCTGACAAGATCCGAATAATCGCCCAGAAGATCTACGGAGCGGACGACATCGAGCTCCTTCCAGAGGCTCAACACAAAGTGGAGCTCTACACCAAACAG GGTTTCGGCAATCTGCCAATCTGCATGGCCAAGACTCACCTGTCACTCTCTCACGAGGCAGACAAGAAGGGTGTGCCCACAGGGTTCATCCTGCCAATCAGAGACATCCGAGCCAGTGCTGGCTCTGGCTTTCTGTTCCCATTGGTTGGCACG ATGCCTACGATCCCTGGTCTGCCCACCAGGCCTTGTTTCTACGACATTGACCTGGACCCTGAGACTGAACAGGTCAATGGTCTCTTCTGA